A genomic region of Oncorhynchus mykiss isolate Arlee chromosome 16, USDA_OmykA_1.1, whole genome shotgun sequence contains the following coding sequences:
- the metrn gene encoding meteorin — translation MAISWIYKVWILLLPIFDSAVSSYSEDQCSWRGSGLSQQPGSVEQISLHCSEGALDWLYPKGALRLTLSPRLTSAAVGPGGSSSGLITACVKPSEHFHGAQLYLERDGVLELLVGDRLETSPPPRVRCFSRLPGEKVALFLQATPHQDISRRIASFRYELRGDWTARLSLDSNPIISNEGACRPCNNTELLMAVCTSDFVVRGNIKAVDEDSELRAAVIKVSATRVFRQKYTLFTGTGRLTRTGEIRTLLQCGVRPGVGSFLFTGRVHFGEAWLGCAPRYKDFLQAYAQAKLAQQLPCEMAVD, via the exons ATGGCTATTTCTTGGATTTACAAAGTTTGGATCCTGCTACTACCCATTTTTGATAGCGCTGTGTCCAGTTATTCCGAAGACCAATGCAGCTGGCGAGGGAG TGGTCTGTCCCAGCAGCCAGGCAGTGTGGAGCAGATCTCTCTCCACTGCTCGGAGGGTGCTCTGGACTGGCTCTACCCTAAGGGGGCGCTTCGCCTCACCCTGTCCCCTAGGTTGACTTCTGCGGCAGTGGGACCGGGGGGCAGCAGCTCAGGCCTGATCACGGCCTGCGTCAAGCCCTCGGAGCACTTCCACGGAGCCCAGCTCTACTTGGAGAGAGACGGGGTCCTGGAGCTCCTGGTAGGGGACCGTCTGGAGACGTCTCCCCCACCCCGGGTGCGCTGCTTCAGCCGCTTGCCCGGCGAGAAGGTAGCCCTCTTCCTCCAGGCCACGCCTCACCAGGACATCAGCCGCCGCATTGCATCGTTCCGCTATGAGCTGCGAGGTGATTGGACGGCACGCCTGTCACTCGACTCGAACCCCATCATCAGTAATGAAG gTGCCTGCAGACCCTGTAACAACACAGAGCTCCTTATGGCGGTCTGCACCAGTGACTTTG TGGTGCGTGGTAACATCAAGGCAGTGGACGAGGACAGTGAGCTACGGGCGGCTGTAATCAAAGTCAGCGCCACCCGAGTGTTCCGCCAGAAATACACCCTGTTTACCGGGACCGGCCGTTTGACCCGCACGGGCGAGATCAGGACCCTGCTGCAGTGCGGTGTCCGGCCTGGGGTAGGCAGCTTCCTCTTCACCGGCCGCGTCCACTTCGGCGAGGCATGGTTGGGCTGCGCCCCACGCTACAAGGACTTCCTCCAGGCCTACGCTCAGGCCAAGTTGGCCCAGCAGCTACCCTGTGAAATGGCTGTGGACTGA